From Brevibacillus marinus, a single genomic window includes:
- a CDS encoding MBL fold metallo-hydrolase has translation MRIVRAMTVFQLSFLPRLFPVNCYLVEEKDELTLIDTALPNSADAILQAAAQIGKPITRILLTHAHIDHVGGLDRLTAKLPQVPVHISRRDARLLSGDAALEPGEPDTPIRGSLPKRLRTKADVLLAEGDRIGSLLAVAVPGHTPGSFAFLDTRNHALIAGDAFQTRGGVAVSGQLRPLFPFPALATWNRQAALESARKLRQLNPSLLAVGHGRILLEPQAAMDRAIAEAERNLAAAKR, from the coding sequence TTGCGGATCGTGCGGGCCATGACCGTCTTTCAACTCAGCTTTCTACCTCGGCTGTTTCCCGTCAACTGCTACCTGGTGGAGGAAAAAGACGAATTGACGCTGATCGATACCGCCCTGCCCAACAGTGCCGACGCCATTTTGCAAGCGGCGGCGCAAATCGGCAAGCCGATCACGCGGATACTCTTAACCCACGCCCACATCGATCACGTCGGCGGACTGGACCGGTTAACAGCGAAACTGCCGCAGGTTCCGGTCCATATTTCACGGCGTGACGCGCGGCTCCTGAGCGGAGACGCTGCGCTTGAGCCAGGTGAGCCGGATACGCCGATCCGCGGCAGCCTGCCCAAACGGCTGCGGACGAAAGCGGACGTGCTGCTCGCGGAGGGCGATCGCATCGGTTCGCTGCTGGCAGTTGCCGTGCCGGGGCATACACCTGGTTCGTTTGCCTTTCTCGATACGCGCAACCATGCGCTGATCGCCGGCGACGCCTTCCAGACAAGAGGAGGGGTGGCCGTTTCCGGACAGCTACGTCCCCTCTTTCCCTTCCCGGCGCTGGCCACCTGGAACAGGCAGGCGGCGCTGGAGAGCGCGCGGAAACTGCGGCAGCTCAACCCTTCCCTGCTCGCGGTCGGCCACGGCCGGATCCTGCTGGAACCGCAAGCGGCGATGGATCGGGCGATTGCGGAAGCGGAACGAAACCTGGCCGCTGCAAAAAGGTAA
- a CDS encoding TetR/AcrR family transcriptional regulator has translation MSPRMHLDLPTILEAAAELADRHGLQAVTLATLAKKLQIRPPSLYNHIAGLSDLRKQLAIYGMGRLHQLMTVEAVGRSGDEAVRALARAYMAFARAHPGLYEAALASPDLSDPDVQLAGQPIVDLLVRVLRAYELDGEAALHAVRGLRSLLHGFASLELRGGFQLPLDREESLRLLIDTFLAGMRALREQPKRNEC, from the coding sequence ATGTCCCCACGCATGCACCTGGATTTGCCGACCATCCTGGAAGCGGCGGCCGAGCTTGCCGACAGGCACGGCCTGCAAGCCGTGACGCTGGCCACCCTGGCCAAGAAACTGCAGATTCGCCCGCCTTCGCTGTACAACCACATCGCCGGACTGTCCGACTTGCGGAAACAGCTCGCCATTTACGGAATGGGGCGGCTCCACCAGCTGATGACGGTGGAAGCTGTCGGACGCTCCGGCGATGAAGCGGTGCGTGCCCTTGCCCGCGCTTACATGGCATTCGCCCGCGCTCATCCCGGATTGTACGAAGCGGCGCTCGCCTCCCCCGATTTGAGCGATCCGGACGTGCAGCTGGCGGGACAGCCCATCGTCGATCTGCTCGTCCGCGTGCTGCGCGCGTACGAGCTGGACGGTGAAGCCGCGCTGCATGCGGTAAGGGGCTTGCGCAGCCTGCTGCACGGGTTCGCCTCCCTCGAGCTGCGCGGCGGATTTCAACTTCCGCTTGACCGCGAGGAAAGCCTGCGCCTGCTGATCGATACGTTTCTCGCGGGGATGCGCGCGCTGCGCGAACAGCCCAAGCGGAACGAATGCTAA
- a CDS encoding ComEA family DNA-binding protein yields MLFELWERYRTIVILLGVAALAGCAWLFYPGGSEEAPAFPLDRYVYAMETEAGRPPEEAAADARIASVPEEADKSGEKPAAKMYVDVKGSVQHPGMYEFAANDRVQHVIALAGGFLPDADVSRINLAQPLTDGMVIWVPRQGEESPPPSLAANYPCQTAGAPPAGPPAAAAEASGLAQDGKINLNHASLEQLMSLPGIGETRARAIISYREKNGPFTSPEQLKNVSGIGEKTYAELKDKLTAP; encoded by the coding sequence ATGCTGTTCGAGCTGTGGGAGCGCTACCGTACAATCGTCATTCTCCTGGGGGTGGCCGCGCTGGCGGGATGTGCCTGGCTGTTTTACCCGGGCGGAAGCGAAGAGGCGCCTGCCTTTCCGTTAGACCGCTATGTTTACGCCATGGAGACAGAAGCGGGGCGACCGCCGGAAGAAGCAGCAGCGGACGCGCGCATCGCTTCCGTACCGGAGGAAGCGGACAAATCGGGCGAAAAACCGGCTGCCAAGATGTACGTTGATGTCAAAGGGAGTGTACAGCATCCCGGCATGTACGAGTTCGCGGCGAACGACCGGGTGCAGCACGTCATTGCGCTGGCCGGCGGATTCTTGCCGGATGCCGATGTCAGCCGCATCAATCTCGCCCAGCCGCTGACGGACGGGATGGTGATCTGGGTTCCGCGGCAAGGGGAGGAAAGCCCGCCCCCTTCTCTCGCCGCGAACTACCCCTGCCAGACTGCCGGCGCGCCGCCCGCTGGTCCCCCCGCTGCCGCCGCTGAAGCGAGCGGTTTGGCGCAAGACGGCAAAATCAATCTCAATCACGCGTCGCTGGAGCAGTTGATGAGCTTGCCGGGGATCGGCGAGACGCGGGCCCGGGCGATCATCAGCTATCGCGAGAAAAATGGGCCCTTTACCAGTCCTGAGCAGCTGAAAAACGTCAGCGGCATCGGCGAGAAAACCTATGCGGAACTGAAGGACAAACTCACCGCTCCGTAA
- the comER gene encoding late competence protein ComER encodes MQVGFIGTGSMGSILIESFLAANALLPEHLIIHNRTLAKAIRLAEKHPGIAVAQSNAEVASKSDWLFVCVKPLEYQQAINQFANQLTQRQMLVTITSPIQLAELEAAVPCPVMRAVPSITNAARSGLTLLEFGSRVTDEQKQTAYALFSQISQPVEIQERFLRISSDISSCGPAFLSYLLQQMIAEAEEETGIPREAATYLTTQMIIGFADLLRQEEFTLPALQERVCVPGGVTGEGLSVLKDTIPGVFREVFRRTHAKFAEDREQVSRHLFAEVQETP; translated from the coding sequence ATGCAAGTTGGCTTCATTGGTACAGGAAGCATGGGCAGCATCTTGATCGAGTCGTTTCTCGCGGCAAACGCGCTGCTCCCGGAACATCTCATCATTCATAATCGGACGCTCGCAAAAGCAATTCGCCTCGCCGAAAAACATCCCGGTATAGCGGTCGCCCAGTCCAATGCGGAAGTGGCGAGCAAGAGCGACTGGCTGTTTGTATGCGTCAAACCGTTGGAATATCAACAGGCGATCAACCAGTTCGCAAATCAGTTGACCCAGCGCCAGATGCTGGTGACGATCACCAGCCCGATCCAATTGGCGGAATTGGAAGCGGCTGTTCCTTGTCCGGTGATGCGCGCAGTTCCCAGCATCACCAATGCCGCCCGCAGCGGTCTGACCCTGCTGGAGTTCGGTTCGCGCGTTACCGATGAGCAGAAGCAAACGGCTTACGCGCTGTTTTCCCAGATCAGCCAACCTGTGGAGATTCAGGAGAGGTTTTTGCGGATTTCTTCTGACATCTCAAGCTGCGGGCCTGCTTTTCTCAGTTACCTCCTGCAGCAGATGATTGCCGAGGCTGAAGAGGAGACGGGAATCCCGCGTGAAGCTGCCACCTATTTGACCACGCAGATGATCATCGGTTTTGCTGACCTGCTGCGGCAAGAGGAGTTTACCCTGCCCGCGCTGCAAGAGCGGGTCTGCGTTCCCGGCGGCGTCACCGGAGAAGGCTTGTCCGTCCTCAAAGACACCATTCCCGGCGTGTTTCGTGAAGTGTTCCGCCGGACGCATGCCAAGTTTGCCGAAGATCGGGAGCAGGTGAGCAGACATTTGTTTGCGGAAGTGCAAGAGACGCCCTGA
- a CDS encoding TetR/AcrR family transcriptional regulator, which produces MAKPNVVSKQELIEAAKACIVENGLEKLTLKMVADKANVSQGTVYYHFHTKNQLMMDVVKDVCLRSWEELSHAQTVEFAVPEALNAAKERCRSDSFFHRLFLSLVVLSFNNEEIKQELGQLLLFENKVLSEKIQELMADKHADSRVQGPAVQSDQENRLMGVSTGTWAVIINALIDGLAVQSLVSPEFDRDKVFAELGVFFQQLLENKSV; this is translated from the coding sequence ATGGCTAAACCGAACGTCGTTTCCAAACAGGAACTGATTGAAGCAGCCAAGGCTTGCATCGTGGAAAATGGCTTGGAAAAGCTTACGCTGAAAATGGTGGCTGACAAGGCAAATGTGTCGCAGGGGACCGTCTATTACCATTTTCACACCAAAAACCAACTGATGATGGACGTGGTAAAAGACGTGTGCCTTCGTTCCTGGGAGGAGTTGTCGCATGCGCAAACCGTCGAATTCGCCGTCCCGGAGGCTTTGAATGCCGCCAAGGAACGGTGCCGATCGGACTCCTTTTTCCACCGGCTGTTTTTGTCGCTGGTTGTGCTTAGTTTCAACAATGAAGAAATCAAACAGGAATTGGGCCAACTACTCTTGTTTGAAAACAAGGTGCTTTCGGAAAAGATTCAGGAGCTGATGGCAGACAAACACGCCGATTCCCGCGTGCAGGGGCCTGCTGTTCAGTCTGACCAGGAAAATCGGCTGATGGGGGTTTCCACCGGGACCTGGGCGGTCATTATCAATGCGTTGATTGACGGCCTGGCCGTACAAAGCCTCGTCTCTCCCGAATTTGACCGGGATAAAGTGTTTGCCGAACTGGGTGTATTCTTTCAGCAGCTGTTGGAAAACAAATCCGTCTGA